In Planctomycetota bacterium, the following are encoded in one genomic region:
- a CDS encoding radical SAM protein — MSKQYYTLRESVAFTPQIGITPDNFSGFSRYLKPDEDIKAEINNLSPRDERFVLSALAGYQRLYGQRKVSVKRGSDFYCLESISLLESLHRPRFFLNLQLTGRCNFDCKHCYNQLKNKHLKNPDLSLKAIEKMCRQFLAVERARDFADISVYLLGGEPFLHPELPQVVDLIGDLKVNGLYFNDVRLGSNGLLVPKNIELLKRARDLFERFSVQVSIDGDAEIYRQIRGQKIDIPLRALDILAQSNIKRQIAISISRLNRFSLEYILDLCDKYDATPHITPYVPFNEDLEVLTRAEWETFKLALTGMLERRYVGACGYDFGCGIGWNGTSIDPEGYIIGCPRDTEVVGHIDNVSLTDKKLWRTKSEGPFLFYERCGRFIKTK; from the coding sequence ATGAGTAAGCAATATTATACCTTAAGAGAATCCGTTGCGTTTACGCCTCAGATAGGGATTACACCCGATAATTTCAGCGGTTTTTCCAGATATCTCAAGCCCGATGAAGATATCAAGGCGGAGATAAATAATTTATCACCCCGGGATGAGAGGTTTGTTCTTTCCGCCCTGGCCGGCTATCAACGGCTTTATGGCCAAAGGAAGGTATCGGTGAAAAGAGGGAGTGATTTCTACTGTTTGGAGTCAATCTCTCTCCTGGAATCGCTTCACAGGCCAAGATTTTTCCTTAATTTACAGCTTACCGGCCGCTGTAACTTTGACTGCAAGCATTGTTATAATCAACTGAAGAACAAACACCTGAAAAATCCGGATTTATCCCTGAAGGCAATCGAGAAAATGTGCCGGCAGTTTCTGGCTGTTGAGCGGGCCAGGGATTTCGCTGATATCTCTGTTTATCTGTTAGGCGGCGAGCCGTTTCTTCATCCTGAATTGCCCCAAGTCGTAGACCTGATTGGTGATTTAAAAGTCAACGGACTGTATTTCAATGATGTCCGATTGGGGAGCAATGGTTTATTGGTGCCAAAAAATATAGAGTTACTGAAACGGGCGCGTGATTTATTTGAAAGGTTTTCAGTCCAGGTCAGTATTGACGGCGACGCCGAAATATATAGGCAGATACGCGGGCAAAAGATTGATATCCCTTTACGGGCTTTGGATATTCTGGCCCAAAGTAACATCAAAAGACAAATCGCCATCAGCATCTCGCGCCTGAACAGGTTCAGCCTGGAATACATCTTGGACCTTTGCGATAAATATGATGCCACTCCGCATATTACGCCATACGTGCCGTTTAACGAAGATTTGGAGGTGTTGACCCGCGCGGAATGGGAGACATTTAAACTGGCATTGACCGGTATGCTGGAACGGCGCTATGTCGGCGCCTGCGGCTATGATTTCGGCTGCGGTATCGGCTGGAACGGCACCAGTATTGACCCGGAGGGATATATCATCGGTTGCCCCAGAGACACTGAGGTAGTGGGGCATATTGACAATGTTTCCCTGACGGATAAAAAACTTTGGAGAACCAAATCAGAGGGCCCGTTTTTGTTTTATGAACGATGCGGCCGGTTTATCAAAACAAAATAA